The Thermoplasmataceae archaeon genome has a segment encoding these proteins:
- a CDS encoding ATP-binding protein encodes MGTTFLNANYEEFADTSFVKIPSNPLDRVIGQDEAVRMAMIAAKQRRHLLLVGPPGVGKSMVAQAMSFYLPRPKEEIRVVHNPQYPERPFVEVKSADDVNAEALELGSVEGMIIEPQNVPVSVAERLGYRCPRCGFYSAYTEQVCPNCNSPKVQVNTQGPFGDVFNVIGAAFGVQNNSERVTSTRKLGDREEVIVYERAGENIRILDEKTLERKRKMEKKSPSKVIVPLDRTPFVLATGASETELLGDVRHDPYGGHPQLGTLPFERVIAGSVHEAHEGVLFIDEITHLGNLQRFILTAMQERNFPITGRNPQSAGASVRVDKVPANFVLVAACNIQDLQYILSPLRSRIVGSGYEILMETTIPDTTENRMKYIQFIAQEIISDGKIPHMTMDAASMIIEEGARRAKEIDHKDRSLTLKLRELGGLIRAAGDICVSEEGKIIERKHVQEALKMYLPVEEKIKKYYGNLGAAISSESTDAQKQGEYFSNYHNYRDDRSYQ; translated from the coding sequence ATGGGAACGACATTCCTGAATGCGAACTATGAGGAATTTGCTGACACTTCTTTCGTAAAGATCCCCAGCAATCCACTGGATAGGGTCATAGGGCAGGATGAAGCGGTACGAATGGCCATGATTGCTGCGAAACAGCGCAGGCACCTCCTGCTCGTTGGACCTCCCGGAGTAGGCAAGTCCATGGTTGCTCAGGCCATGTCATTTTATCTGCCCAGGCCAAAGGAAGAGATCAGGGTGGTTCACAACCCCCAGTACCCTGAAAGACCTTTTGTAGAGGTAAAAAGCGCAGACGACGTAAATGCAGAAGCTCTCGAACTTGGATCCGTGGAGGGGATGATAATAGAACCCCAGAACGTACCTGTTAGTGTTGCAGAACGCCTTGGGTATAGGTGCCCCAGATGTGGTTTCTATTCTGCTTACACAGAGCAAGTCTGCCCGAACTGCAATTCGCCCAAGGTTCAGGTCAATACCCAGGGACCCTTCGGAGATGTTTTCAACGTAATTGGAGCTGCATTCGGTGTTCAGAATAACAGTGAGAGAGTTACCTCCACCAGGAAGCTTGGAGACAGGGAAGAGGTAATTGTTTACGAAAGGGCCGGGGAAAATATAAGGATACTAGATGAAAAAACTCTCGAAAGAAAGAGAAAGATGGAAAAAAAGAGCCCGAGCAAGGTCATAGTTCCATTGGACAGGACCCCATTCGTTCTTGCGACGGGTGCAAGCGAAACCGAACTCCTCGGCGATGTGAGGCACGATCCATACGGTGGGCACCCTCAACTTGGAACCCTTCCATTTGAAAGGGTCATTGCTGGCTCCGTCCATGAAGCCCATGAAGGTGTTCTATTCATAGACGAGATTACACACCTCGGAAATCTGCAGAGGTTTATACTTACCGCTATGCAGGAGAGGAATTTCCCAATAACAGGGAGGAACCCCCAGAGTGCTGGAGCAAGTGTCAGGGTGGATAAGGTCCCTGCAAATTTTGTACTGGTTGCCGCGTGTAACATTCAGGACCTGCAATACATTCTTAGCCCACTACGATCAAGAATCGTTGGGAGCGGATACGAAATCCTCATGGAAACGACCATTCCGGATACAACAGAAAACAGGATGAAATATATACAGTTCATAGCCCAGGAAATTATTTCAGATGGCAAGATTCCTCATATGACGATGGATGCAGCTAGCATGATTATAGAGGAAGGTGCCAGAAGAGCTAAAGAAATCGACCACAAAGACAGATCACTGACGCTTAAACTGCGCGAGCTTGGGGGCCTGATCAGGGCTGCAGGGGACATTTGTGTATCCGAAGAAGGAAAGATAATAGAGAGGAAGCATGTGCAAGAAGCATTGAAAATGTACCTGCCGGTCGAGGAAAAAATAAAGAAATATTACGGAAACCTTGGCGCTGCCATATCATCAGAGTCTACGGATGCTCAGAAACAGGGCGAATACTTTTCCAACTACCATAATTACCGGGATGACCGGTCATATCAGTAA
- the dnaG gene encoding DNA primase DnaG, with the protein MNVDPNLTKYMIKAKISTDGVVEKPDVVGAIFGQTEGLLGNELDLRDLQKSGKIGRIEVEIDSKKGRTEGFALIPSGLDQVESSILAASLETIDRIGPCKAKVEIENIEDVRIQKRRKVVERAEELYKKMGESGKTVSESIVQSVREEVEKGEITTYGEDHLPAGPAVKDSDSIIVVEGRSDILNLLRYGIKNTIAVQGTNIPKTVQTLSRERTVTVFLDGDRGGDLILKEMLQVAEVDFVARAPPGTEVEELTYKQIVKALRYKTPVDQYLSMRGMTEELKELSEKNSTENQKGHKKLILRQAETLEPKKNREEEEPHEEPTEPEITDDPNKVDLSNPRAIEKKANNLMQDKLTEFYDNVGTRVASFPVAEAVDKMLDVTSADTLITGGVISQRLVDVAFTKGIRNIYGVKMGHLTKKPSEIRVVSWERHS; encoded by the coding sequence ATGAATGTAGATCCAAATTTAACAAAATACATGATCAAAGCCAAGATATCGACCGATGGGGTGGTTGAAAAACCAGACGTAGTTGGTGCTATTTTTGGGCAGACAGAAGGCTTGCTTGGTAACGAACTTGATCTCAGAGATTTGCAGAAAAGCGGTAAGATTGGAAGAATAGAAGTCGAGATAGATAGTAAAAAGGGCAGGACTGAAGGGTTTGCCCTGATTCCTTCTGGCCTTGATCAAGTGGAAAGCTCGATCCTCGCCGCCTCGCTTGAAACGATAGACCGCATAGGCCCGTGTAAGGCTAAGGTAGAGATAGAAAATATAGAGGATGTCAGAATCCAGAAGAGAAGAAAGGTTGTTGAACGAGCAGAAGAACTTTACAAAAAAATGGGAGAAAGCGGCAAGACCGTGAGCGAATCGATCGTCCAGTCCGTTAGAGAAGAGGTGGAGAAAGGTGAAATTACAACCTACGGAGAAGATCATCTTCCTGCGGGACCTGCAGTAAAGGATTCAGATTCCATTATTGTTGTGGAAGGAAGAAGCGACATACTGAATCTGCTCAGATACGGAATAAAGAATACAATAGCAGTGCAGGGAACCAATATACCCAAGACTGTACAGACTCTCTCAAGAGAGAGAACTGTCACAGTGTTCCTTGACGGTGACAGAGGAGGAGATCTGATTCTTAAGGAAATGTTGCAGGTTGCCGAAGTCGACTTTGTTGCCAGGGCACCTCCTGGAACTGAGGTTGAAGAACTAACTTACAAGCAGATCGTGAAGGCACTCAGATACAAAACACCTGTGGATCAGTACCTCTCAATGAGGGGGATGACGGAGGAACTCAAAGAACTCTCAGAAAAAAACTCTACCGAGAACCAGAAAGGTCACAAGAAACTAATCCTGAGGCAGGCAGAAACACTTGAACCTAAAAAGAACAGAGAAGAGGAAGAGCCTCATGAGGAGCCAACCGAGCCAGAAATTACCGATGATCCTAACAAAGTTGATCTGTCTAATCCAAGAGCGATTGAAAAGAAGGCCAATAACTTAATGCAGGACAAGCTTACAGAGTTTTACGATAACGTCGGTACGAGAGTTGCCTCTTTCCCGGTAGCTGAAGCAGTTGATAAAATGCTCGACGTCACATCTGCTGACACCCTCATCACAGGGGGAGTCATTTCTCAGAGACTGGTTGATGTTGCTTTCACGAAAGGTATAAGGAATATATACGGGGTAAAAATGGGTCATTTGACCAAGAAGCCGTCTGAGATAAGGGTAGTATCATGGGAACGACATTCCTGA
- a CDS encoding TIM barrel protein yields the protein MIRFGIAGIPLTSKGRTFIESVEDVHNLGLDALEVQLLRVNIEERPALEYSGMKPKDVEESIIVEVLRSDETGNYMPVGIESTIEENDIVQEIFWNMARNYDELREGGDLARELDVNLSMHAPYYMDLLDEGDIGERSFDHLKWTLIVGKAMRARRVVTHTGFYKVNKKESLKRASEVYSKIYNVCPSGSGFPTISVETSGKSEIFGSVPDLMALAKKVPEIEPIINFPHIHSLSGGSLIEIKDFEDLIDQFAKLSKGDIYTEFSGVEYQDHNETKLTAIKHGDLKFETLSEAIASRDEDITIISSSPLLEHDAQYMYLIYLRTFSKKLQKKTTIKKAVH from the coding sequence ATGATCAGGTTTGGCATAGCAGGTATTCCACTTACTAGCAAGGGTAGGACATTTATTGAATCAGTTGAAGATGTTCACAATCTTGGACTGGACGCTCTTGAGGTTCAACTTCTCAGGGTGAATATTGAAGAGAGACCTGCACTAGAGTACTCCGGCATGAAGCCAAAGGATGTGGAAGAGTCGATTATAGTGGAAGTGCTGCGCAGCGATGAGACCGGAAACTACATGCCTGTGGGAATAGAGTCTACCATAGAAGAGAATGACATTGTTCAGGAAATCTTCTGGAACATGGCGAGGAATTATGATGAACTCAGGGAGGGCGGAGATTTAGCCCGGGAACTAGATGTGAATCTCTCCATGCACGCCCCCTACTACATGGACCTCCTGGATGAAGGTGACATAGGAGAACGATCCTTCGATCACTTAAAGTGGACCCTAATAGTTGGAAAGGCAATGCGGGCCAGAAGAGTTGTCACGCATACTGGTTTCTACAAGGTAAACAAGAAGGAAAGCTTGAAGAGGGCAAGTGAAGTTTATTCAAAAATATATAACGTGTGTCCCAGTGGTTCCGGCTTTCCTACAATTTCTGTGGAGACGTCAGGAAAGAGTGAAATTTTCGGATCAGTACCTGATCTGATGGCTCTAGCTAAGAAAGTCCCGGAAATTGAGCCAATTATAAATTTCCCCCATATTCATTCTCTTTCCGGTGGTTCTTTGATTGAGATAAAGGACTTCGAGGATCTTATAGATCAGTTTGCCAAACTTTCTAAGGGAGACATATACACTGAATTTTCCGGGGTTGAATATCAGGATCACAATGAGACTAAATTGACAGCGATAAAGCACGGGGACCTCAAATTTGAAACGCTTTCTGAAGCAATAGCCAGCAGAGACGAGGATATAACCATTATATCATCATCCCCGCTGCTTGAACATGATGCACAGTATATGTACCTTATCTATCTTAGAACTTTTTCAAAGAAGCTTCAGAAGAAAACAACTATTAAGAAAGCTGTACATTAG
- a CDS encoding DUF5611 family protein: MVREYPVKKGTKLSLEYIRDKAKGVTGNARVDGDHVHSSCPGLSDIDLSTDGKKLLVETASDSIRENAAMAISIYNTLIEEITGYNSKERKKLMSKT; this comes from the coding sequence ATGGTCAGGGAGTATCCAGTCAAAAAGGGAACAAAATTGAGTCTGGAATATATCAGGGACAAAGCGAAAGGCGTCACTGGAAACGCCAGAGTTGATGGAGACCACGTTCATTCCAGCTGTCCCGGACTTTCAGATATTGATCTCTCAACAGATGGAAAGAAGCTCTTGGTTGAAACGGCTTCAGACAGTATCAGGGAAAATGCCGCAATGGCAATAAGTATTTACAACACACTGATAGAAGAAATAACAGGGTATAATTCAAAGGAACGAAAGAAATTGATGTCAAAAACTTGA
- a CDS encoding MFS transporter, which yields MNYLLRAGSIHVSRAVYALNWFVMAPSLSYISSDLYLNVTQLGIITAGFYAGLAVFQLIGGILASRLGNAKIAIIGLSILGGSTVITGLSPNLTIMLLSRVSAGAGAALFFSPGIGALSNIVPHEKFGTHVGIYNGAFNVGAGIGIIGWAILDKDVGWRAALVVSGLMALIMAMENAGVFRGIHEEVSSAKDIPRKIVAVSRMPDIWILSIAGFSSIIAETLIGQFFVYYGKTFVGLTTFTASLLAGVSMIVGIVGGVLAGKEIQKIPRKKLAFFSIMLTGGIVLSLIPFTRNSYLLLLILSAEGLLVVAGFSVLYTMVSMEVADRSMVSFSLALTNTIQLAFSVAVPVIFTFIVSVFNNNYTYAWVLSGVIAMGTSLIVSFRRSSDVFPSAPSKS from the coding sequence TTGAACTATCTTCTAAGGGCTGGTTCAATACATGTTTCAAGAGCTGTATACGCCCTTAATTGGTTCGTTATGGCACCCAGTTTGTCGTACATAAGCAGTGACCTTTACCTAAACGTTACTCAGCTGGGTATAATAACGGCAGGATTTTATGCCGGCCTTGCTGTATTCCAACTTATTGGCGGCATTCTTGCTTCAAGACTTGGAAACGCCAAAATCGCTATTATTGGTCTTTCAATTCTGGGCGGATCTACGGTTATTACTGGGCTCTCGCCAAATTTAACCATAATGCTTCTATCAAGGGTTTCTGCAGGGGCAGGAGCAGCATTATTCTTTTCACCAGGTATAGGCGCACTCAGTAACATTGTCCCACATGAGAAGTTTGGAACACATGTTGGAATTTACAATGGCGCCTTTAATGTAGGAGCAGGAATTGGAATAATAGGCTGGGCAATTCTCGATAAGGATGTGGGATGGCGCGCAGCCCTGGTAGTTTCTGGGCTGATGGCACTGATTATGGCCATGGAAAATGCCGGGGTTTTCAGGGGGATACATGAAGAGGTTTCATCAGCGAAAGATATCCCGCGAAAAATAGTTGCTGTTTCACGAATGCCCGATATCTGGATTCTTTCAATAGCTGGGTTTTCGAGTATAATCGCAGAGACACTAATAGGCCAGTTCTTTGTCTACTATGGAAAGACCTTCGTTGGTCTAACAACGTTTACTGCAAGCCTGCTCGCAGGAGTTTCTATGATTGTTGGAATAGTTGGAGGGGTGCTTGCAGGGAAAGAGATCCAGAAAATACCTAGGAAGAAACTTGCATTTTTCTCTATAATGCTTACCGGTGGGATAGTACTTTCCCTTATTCCTTTCACAAGGAATTCTTATCTTCTCCTGTTGATCCTGTCCGCTGAGGGTCTCCTCGTAGTGGCCGGTTTCTCAGTATTATATACCATGGTTAGCATGGAAGTAGCTGACAGATCCATGGTTTCTTTCTCCCTGGCCCTTACTAATACAATACAGCTGGCATTTAGCGTGGCTGTACCCGTCATATTCACTTTCATCGTATCTGTTTTTAACAATAATTACACCTATGCGTGGGTACTGTCAGGAGTCATTGCTATGGGGACTTCTCTAATAGTCTCTTTTAGAAGATCCAGCGACGTTTTTCCTAGTGCCCCTTCTAAATCTTAG
- a CDS encoding radical SAM protein, whose amino-acid sequence MIEHSIYKPQLIFWETTKACPLACKHCRAQALLEPLPDQLSPEESISMIESLTEFGKPYPVLILTGGDVMLRKDLESILRKAKDLGIKVALSPAVSEKLNEASAKLARRYGIHSISLSLDWSSPEKQDSFRGKYETFARTLDAIQIFSSYGIPVQINTTVYRDNLFDLPKMLSLISRLGIKVWELFFLIRIGRGEVLDDLTPYEMEAVNGWIASIKKERMSIRTVESPIVKRIELQGQIYEGSLKNEVYQKLISSTEADFSYKYGENPALPPGRRMKTIFIGQNGDVLINGFVERSLGNIRKSSITSICTDNEILDRLERPGSFNGKCGYCEYNKVCGGSRARAYSTTGDLFGSDPGCIYVPMEQRLNM is encoded by the coding sequence GTGATAGAACATTCAATTTACAAACCTCAACTGATTTTTTGGGAGACAACAAAGGCCTGTCCGCTAGCGTGCAAGCACTGCAGAGCTCAAGCCTTGTTAGAGCCACTTCCAGACCAACTTTCGCCTGAAGAAAGCATTAGTATGATTGAGTCTTTAACGGAGTTCGGAAAACCATACCCTGTGCTCATCCTGACAGGAGGAGACGTTATGCTCAGGAAGGATCTTGAATCCATACTACGGAAGGCGAAGGACCTAGGAATCAAAGTGGCACTGAGTCCAGCAGTTTCTGAGAAACTAAATGAGGCATCAGCTAAGCTAGCTCGTAGGTATGGAATCCATTCAATATCGCTCAGTCTTGATTGGTCATCACCGGAGAAACAGGATTCGTTTCGTGGAAAATATGAAACTTTTGCGAGGACACTGGATGCAATTCAGATCTTCAGCAGTTACGGAATTCCAGTACAGATTAATACTACGGTATACAGAGACAATTTGTTTGACCTTCCCAAAATGCTCAGCCTCATCTCAAGACTTGGGATAAAGGTCTGGGAACTTTTTTTCCTAATAAGAATAGGTCGAGGAGAGGTACTGGACGACCTTACCCCCTATGAGATGGAAGCTGTAAATGGATGGATTGCCTCAATTAAAAAAGAGAGAATGTCAATAAGGACCGTGGAGTCCCCCATCGTAAAAAGGATTGAACTTCAGGGGCAAATCTATGAGGGAAGTTTAAAGAATGAGGTTTACCAGAAACTTATTTCCAGCACAGAAGCGGACTTCTCCTATAAATATGGAGAGAACCCCGCATTACCTCCTGGTCGAAGAATGAAAACAATATTCATAGGTCAAAACGGGGATGTTTTAATCAATGGTTTTGTGGAACGATCTCTGGGAAATATAAGGAAATCATCGATCACGTCTATCTGCACAGACAATGAAATACTGGACAGACTAGAAAGGCCAGGCTCGTTCAATGGGAAGTGTGGCTACTGCGAATATAATAAAGTTTGCGGCGGATCAAGGGCTAGAGCTTATAGTACAACCGGAGACCTGTTTGGAAGCGATCCGGGATGCATATATGTTCCAATGGAGCAGAGACTAAATATGTAA
- a CDS encoding HU family DNA-binding protein, translating into MVGISEISKSVAKKTNSTQKVARNVIKTFLDTVITESDRGSKINLAGFGIFERRTQMARKARNPQTKKIIDVPSKKKFVFRASSKIKYKK; encoded by the coding sequence GTGGTAGGAATAAGCGAAATCTCTAAGTCTGTAGCGAAGAAGACTAACTCGACCCAGAAAGTGGCAAGAAATGTCATAAAGACGTTTCTGGACACAGTGATAACAGAGTCCGACAGGGGATCGAAGATCAACCTTGCTGGATTTGGAATCTTCGAGAGAAGAACCCAAATGGCAAGGAAGGCCAGAAACCCACAGACTAAGAAGATAATCGATGTGCCCTCAAAGAAGAAATTCGTCTTCAGGGCATCCAGCAAGATCAAATACAAGAAGTAA
- the speE gene encoding polyamine aminopropyltransferase, with amino-acid sequence MKLIENWFSERYSDNLQLSFRVMDQLLSVKTDFQRIDLFETYDFGKLLSIDGTVQITEKDEFVYHEMITSVPYYIINERPKNALIVGGGDGGAAGELLKLGLERITNVEIDSQVVEVSKKFFPKLASSFLDKRVNLIIGDGADYLKNTREKFDIIIVDSTDPVGPAEVLFHEDFYRTVKDALTPHGVMVTQSGSPFYQPEGLKLAWNGLKKVFKHVSVYTAFIPTYPSGFWSFTLGSDTAMSGRTDKVKSGRYFNSEILKGSFSLPQFVKDLLS; translated from the coding sequence ATGAAGCTCATAGAAAACTGGTTTTCTGAGAGGTATTCTGATAATCTGCAGCTTTCTTTCCGTGTCATGGACCAACTCCTCTCCGTGAAAACGGATTTCCAGAGGATTGATCTTTTTGAAACTTATGATTTCGGAAAATTACTGTCGATAGATGGCACCGTGCAGATTACGGAGAAGGATGAATTTGTCTATCATGAAATGATTACAAGTGTGCCATACTACATTATAAATGAAAGACCAAAAAATGCCCTGATTGTAGGAGGAGGCGATGGTGGAGCTGCCGGCGAATTGCTGAAACTTGGGCTGGAACGGATAACTAATGTAGAAATAGATTCTCAGGTTGTGGAGGTGTCAAAGAAATTTTTCCCGAAATTAGCATCTTCTTTCTTGGATAAGAGGGTAAATCTAATTATAGGGGATGGAGCAGATTATCTGAAAAACACGAGGGAAAAATTTGACATCATTATCGTCGATTCAACGGATCCAGTTGGACCGGCTGAGGTCCTCTTTCATGAAGATTTCTACAGGACAGTCAAAGATGCTCTAACACCTCACGGAGTGATGGTAACACAATCCGGGTCACCGTTTTATCAGCCTGAAGGTCTCAAGCTTGCATGGAATGGACTCAAAAAGGTTTTCAAGCATGTCTCTGTCTATACTGCCTTTATACCGACCTACCCGAGCGGTTTCTGGTCATTCACACTTGGAAGTGATACTGCCATGTCCGGCAGAACTGATAAAGTTAAGTCAGGAAGATATTTCAACTCGGAAATTCTAAAGGGATCTTTCAGTCTTCCACAATTCGTAAAAGACCTCTTATCTTAA
- a CDS encoding DUF3198 domain-containing protein, which yields MITKWKDYQFFIYLILLAVSVLILIISMNDVLFHNNSFSAYFMTFSPFGNWVYWIFAAGIIFTIIFFYLFYRVILDMRKFDELVSKGSKFNFVKSLKELRTISKRLGPRYQRLLSEAMEKFKVK from the coding sequence ATGATCACAAAGTGGAAGGATTACCAGTTCTTTATTTATCTTATACTCCTTGCAGTATCTGTCCTGATTTTAATAATTTCCATGAATGACGTATTGTTCCATAACAATAGCTTTTCCGCATATTTCATGACATTCTCACCTTTTGGAAACTGGGTCTACTGGATTTTTGCGGCTGGCATTATTTTTACAATTATTTTCTTTTATCTCTTTTACAGGGTCATCCTTGATATGAGAAAGTTCGATGAACTTGTTTCAAAGGGCAGCAAATTCAACTTTGTGAAGTCTCTGAAGGAGCTTAGAACAATATCGAAGAGGCTTGGTCCCAGGTACCAGAGGCTACTGTCAGAAGCCATGGAGAAGTTCAAAGTGAAATGA
- the rdgB gene encoding RdgB/HAM1 family non-canonical purine NTP pyrophosphatase, protein MIKLVTSNEHKYKEIKSIFLEFGLEVEWVKMSYEEIQDESTARISEDSCRKLQGMIEDPFFLEDTGLYILTLAGFPGPYSSYVNKKIGNKGILKLVGSDRRAYFETVISLSYGGNIYKFDGHLNGTIANAESGSGGFGYDPIFIPDKYNITLSEMGETEKNKISHRRIATEDLIRFINDTMRL, encoded by the coding sequence ATGATAAAACTGGTAACAAGCAATGAACATAAGTACAAAGAGATAAAATCCATCTTCCTTGAATTCGGCTTGGAGGTTGAATGGGTAAAGATGAGTTACGAAGAGATTCAGGACGAATCCACTGCCCGTATTTCGGAGGACAGCTGCAGAAAACTTCAGGGCATGATTGAAGATCCATTCTTCCTGGAAGACACGGGTCTCTATATTTTGACTCTGGCTGGGTTTCCTGGCCCATATTCATCGTACGTAAACAAAAAAATAGGGAACAAAGGAATTCTGAAATTGGTTGGAAGTGACAGGCGCGCCTATTTTGAAACAGTAATTTCCCTGAGTTATGGGGGAAATATATACAAATTCGACGGTCACCTTAACGGTACAATTGCCAATGCGGAATCTGGATCCGGTGGGTTCGGATACGATCCCATTTTCATACCGGATAAATATAACATCACTTTGTCAGAAATGGGAGAAACTGAAAAGAACAAGATCTCTCACAGGAGAATAGCTACAGAGGATCTCATCCGGTTTATAAATGACACGATGCGGCTATAA
- a CDS encoding bifunctional N(6)-L-threonylcarbamoyladenine synthase/serine/threonine protein kinase gives MPLNEATNPFLARENSVRMRVLGIEGTAHTISSGIVDENSVLSNVNSVYIPPKGGIHPREAAIHHASEVSRVIKKSILDARIDIRDIDLFSFSSGPGLGPCLRVAATAARTLAIKYNKPIVRVNHPLGHIEIGRKLSGAVDPVMLYASGGNTQVVAHVNGRYRVLGETIDIGVGNMLDKLAREFDIPFPGGPIIEKIARKGTNLLDLPYSVKGMNCSFSGIYTAALAYKRAGKIMDDIFYSVQETAFSILVEILERALYLTGKREIMVAGGVAKNDRLREMITAMASESGYEARLTDKQYCMDNGAMIAQAGMLLFKSKGGERIECTQVNQRERIDSIDAPWIRSGRFSPQEGIGAESVTKKISYFGRSAILKQRMKKGYRNPQLDSRIRMARQRTEFVILKRLGELGLNSPVIYDYDPFNNTITMEDVAGETLSVYLEKGRDIERVVSKVGRVLATMHTNGITHGDLTTNNIMIRGEAIYLIDPSMGKIGGNLEEIAADLYLISESFKSMNSETPVLTDLLLQGYSSVLKDPKSIFDTLISMESRRRYV, from the coding sequence ATGCCCTTAAACGAAGCCACCAATCCTTTTTTAGCCAGAGAGAATTCAGTCAGGATGCGCGTTCTCGGGATTGAGGGTACAGCCCATACCATTAGCTCTGGTATTGTGGATGAGAACTCAGTGCTTTCCAACGTGAACTCAGTATACATACCGCCAAAGGGCGGAATACACCCCAGAGAGGCAGCAATACATCATGCGTCAGAAGTTTCTAGAGTTATCAAAAAATCAATCCTTGATGCGAGAATTGATATAAGAGATATCGACCTTTTTTCCTTTTCGTCAGGGCCTGGACTTGGACCTTGCCTGAGGGTTGCGGCCACTGCAGCCAGGACACTTGCAATCAAGTACAATAAGCCAATTGTGCGGGTAAACCACCCCTTAGGGCACATAGAGATTGGCAGAAAGCTTTCAGGTGCAGTGGACCCGGTGATGCTCTATGCTTCAGGCGGGAATACACAGGTTGTCGCACATGTAAATGGGAGATACAGGGTTCTGGGCGAGACCATTGACATTGGTGTGGGAAACATGTTGGACAAACTCGCCAGAGAATTTGACATTCCGTTTCCGGGCGGGCCAATTATTGAGAAAATTGCACGTAAAGGGACCAATCTTTTGGATCTGCCTTACTCAGTGAAAGGAATGAACTGCTCATTTTCTGGAATATACACTGCTGCCCTGGCGTACAAAAGAGCTGGGAAGATCATGGACGACATATTTTACAGTGTGCAGGAAACGGCCTTTTCAATCCTCGTTGAAATTCTCGAGAGAGCCCTTTACCTGACAGGAAAGAGAGAAATAATGGTCGCAGGCGGTGTCGCTAAAAACGATCGTCTGAGAGAAATGATAACTGCGATGGCAAGTGAGTCCGGCTATGAGGCAAGGTTAACAGACAAACAGTACTGTATGGACAACGGTGCTATGATAGCACAGGCAGGGATGCTACTGTTCAAATCCAAGGGTGGAGAGAGGATCGAATGCACGCAGGTAAACCAGCGAGAGAGAATTGATTCCATAGATGCTCCTTGGATAAGATCCGGTAGATTCTCTCCCCAGGAAGGAATTGGTGCGGAATCAGTGACTAAAAAAATTAGTTACTTCGGCAGGAGTGCGATCCTAAAACAGAGGATGAAAAAGGGTTACAGAAACCCGCAACTGGATAGCAGAATCCGCATGGCACGCCAGAGAACAGAATTCGTCATACTCAAACGGCTGGGCGAACTTGGGTTAAATTCCCCCGTGATCTACGATTACGACCCTTTCAACAACACCATTACGATGGAAGATGTAGCAGGTGAAACACTTTCTGTTTACTTAGAGAAGGGGAGAGACATAGAGAGGGTTGTCTCAAAAGTGGGAAGAGTACTGGCAACTATGCATACCAATGGAATTACTCACGGAGATCTTACCACGAACAATATAATGATAAGGGGAGAAGCGATATATTTAATCGATCCCAGCATGGGCAAAATTGGGGGAAATTTAGAGGAAATAGCTGCGGACCTATACCTGATTTCTGAATCATTTAAAAGTATGAACAGCGAGACTCCTGTGCTTACTGACTTACTCCTGCAAGGCTACAGTTCTGTTCTGAAGGATCCAAAATCCATCTTCGATACCCTGATCTCAATGGAAAGCCGGAGAAGATATGTATGA
- a CDS encoding 30S ribosomal protein S6e, protein MENSTAIIADPKDGKTYKVEVTQDSLNALVGRKIGDELDGIFFNLPGYKMKLTGGSSNDGFPMKRDLQIGGKKRILVTYKEGRRGKNGKRKRVTFRGSIIGPDIAQLNLKVTQYGPDPLGGKEEKKEQ, encoded by the coding sequence ATGGAAAACTCGACTGCAATAATAGCTGATCCGAAGGACGGTAAAACTTACAAAGTAGAAGTTACACAGGACTCTCTGAACGCACTAGTTGGTAGAAAGATAGGTGATGAACTGGACGGGATATTCTTCAACCTGCCGGGATACAAGATGAAATTGACAGGCGGAAGCTCGAATGACGGCTTTCCCATGAAGCGTGATCTTCAGATAGGTGGAAAGAAAAGGATTCTTGTTACCTATAAGGAAGGTCGCAGGGGCAAAAATGGAAAGAGAAAGAGGGTCACCTTCAGAGGGTCAATCATCGGGCCAGACATAGCCCAGCTGAATCTGAAAGTTACTCAATATGGGCCGGATCCGCTCGGTGGAAAGGAAGAAAAGAAGGAACAATAG